One window from the genome of Halomicrobium zhouii encodes:
- a CDS encoding zinc metalloprotease, with protein MTTEPAEPNGESPTATRECRQRVRSALPVVFVVALAVLTTGFLVAGGPVPDQDDAAERAAEGTPGAEADRQDGAGKGDGPTSAPFATLRSAGAETDATDGTGDSDGASAAQPPRGIVGPNESGVNDTDGDGITDAAERDIYGTDPTDPDTDGDGYADGMEVACSGSLPGADPRHHDVFVEVDTVRGTHLDPAAVGRLRAAFADAPVDNPDGESGIALHVRRSDTDLPVNGSVDSSPRPGDHNDLRDYRDRYVDHGDAGYYYVLVTTEAAFRGDDYYAGSGVNGAAVVESFDSPKITSSLLMHELGHAFGLGPGEVGVDEERFETAEYRSVMNYNALYEVETYSDGSGEVGRDEWSFVAEDRYRPPVECEDDDGTGGACAAACVAGQ; from the coding sequence ATGACGACCGAACCAGCCGAACCGAACGGAGAGTCGCCGACAGCGACGCGCGAGTGCCGACAGCGCGTCCGGTCGGCGCTGCCGGTCGTCTTCGTCGTGGCCCTCGCCGTCCTCACGACGGGATTTCTCGTGGCGGGTGGGCCGGTCCCGGACCAGGACGACGCCGCGGAGCGAGCGGCCGAGGGAACGCCGGGTGCCGAAGCCGACCGGCAGGACGGCGCCGGGAAGGGCGACGGGCCGACGTCGGCGCCGTTCGCGACGCTCCGCTCGGCGGGGGCAGAGACCGATGCGACAGACGGAACCGGTGACAGCGACGGGGCGAGCGCCGCCCAGCCCCCCAGAGGAATCGTCGGGCCGAACGAGAGCGGGGTGAACGACACCGACGGCGACGGCATCACGGACGCGGCCGAGCGGGATATCTACGGCACCGACCCCACGGACCCCGACACGGACGGCGACGGCTACGCTGACGGGATGGAGGTTGCCTGCAGCGGTTCGCTGCCCGGGGCAGACCCGCGCCACCACGACGTCTTCGTGGAGGTCGACACCGTCCGCGGGACGCACCTGGACCCGGCCGCCGTCGGTCGCCTCCGGGCTGCCTTCGCCGACGCGCCGGTCGACAACCCGGACGGCGAGTCGGGCATCGCGCTCCACGTCAGGCGGAGCGACACCGACCTGCCCGTGAACGGGTCGGTCGACAGCAGCCCGCGACCCGGCGACCACAACGACCTCCGGGACTACCGGGACCGCTACGTCGACCACGGCGACGCGGGCTACTACTACGTCCTCGTGACGACGGAAGCCGCCTTCCGGGGCGACGACTACTACGCCGGGTCGGGCGTGAACGGCGCCGCAGTCGTGGAGTCGTTCGACTCGCCGAAGATCACGAGTTCACTGTTGATGCACGAACTCGGCCACGCATTCGGGCTCGGACCCGGCGAGGTCGGCGTCGACGAGGAACGGTTCGAGACAGCGGAGTACCGCAGCGTGATGAACTACAACGCTCTCTACGAGGTCGAGACGTACTCGGACGGCTCGGGCGAGGTGGGCCGCGACGAGTGGTCTTTCGTCGCCGAGGACCGCTACCGACCCCCGGTCGAGTGCGAAGACGACGACGGGACGGGCGGCGCCTGCGCGGCCGCCTGCGTCGCCGGCCAGTGA
- a CDS encoding DUF58 domain-containing protein, whose protein sequence is MEVTRRYWTLVAVGLFLACWGVVVAQPLALLGAAGVAAWLVARQFTFARAVGRVPATLDVSVTTAPRLMAEESAQLSVDAELARALPVTVAVTVTPPPGARGGPVAVTLDSGERAAVDHATLTWPVAGSFRVDDVTARITDDTGLFGQTAVLDVGVDVAVDPRAPSDVHVGEGGDRIAAGFGEHEAGRPGGDVEPVEVREYVPGDAVRQIDWKSTARLDQPHVREFEGNTDRETLLFFDHRATMADGRPGTRKIDYARQLAVALVDQVGRSDDKLGYYAVGDGGTTALIDPGTRTETWRPVRNHLFEVEPTRGAPAASDPVRPTAARAASAHLDSDDSAFGRTLAPYFAARDAYRRRFDSRPLYRTVRNAEFGAATAVWTVIVTDDADRAALREAVTYARGESDQVTVFLTPTALFADGDVADLDAAYDRYSEFEAFRRELANLEGVSAYEVGPADKLAAVLSVGRDRRRRRARV, encoded by the coding sequence ATGGAGGTGACCCGCCGGTACTGGACACTCGTCGCCGTCGGCCTGTTCCTGGCGTGCTGGGGGGTCGTCGTCGCACAGCCGCTGGCCCTGCTCGGCGCCGCCGGTGTCGCCGCCTGGCTGGTCGCCAGGCAGTTCACGTTCGCCCGGGCCGTCGGCCGGGTGCCCGCCACGCTCGACGTCTCGGTGACGACGGCGCCCCGTCTCATGGCCGAGGAGTCCGCACAGCTCTCCGTCGACGCCGAACTGGCCCGCGCGCTCCCGGTCACGGTCGCCGTCACGGTGACACCGCCGCCCGGCGCGAGGGGCGGGCCCGTGGCGGTCACGCTCGACTCCGGGGAGCGCGCGGCCGTCGACCACGCGACGCTCACGTGGCCCGTCGCCGGGTCGTTCCGGGTCGACGACGTCACGGCGCGGATTACCGACGACACCGGCCTGTTCGGCCAGACCGCCGTCCTGGACGTCGGCGTCGACGTCGCGGTGGACCCGCGCGCACCGAGTGACGTCCACGTCGGCGAGGGCGGGGACCGCATCGCGGCCGGCTTCGGCGAACACGAGGCGGGCCGGCCCGGCGGCGACGTCGAACCCGTCGAGGTCCGCGAGTACGTCCCCGGCGACGCCGTCCGCCAGATCGACTGGAAGTCGACCGCCCGCCTCGACCAGCCCCACGTCCGCGAGTTCGAGGGCAACACCGACCGGGAGACGCTGCTGTTTTTCGACCACCGGGCCACCATGGCCGACGGCCGGCCCGGGACGCGAAAGATCGACTACGCCCGTCAGCTCGCGGTCGCCCTCGTCGACCAGGTCGGCCGGTCGGACGACAAACTGGGCTACTACGCCGTCGGCGACGGCGGGACCACGGCGCTGATCGACCCGGGAACCAGGACCGAGACCTGGCGCCCGGTGAGGAACCACCTGTTCGAGGTCGAACCGACGCGCGGCGCGCCGGCCGCGTCCGACCCGGTCCGGCCGACCGCGGCCCGCGCCGCGAGCGCACACCTCGATTCCGACGACTCCGCGTTCGGCCGGACGCTGGCTCCCTACTTCGCGGCTCGGGACGCCTACCGGCGCCGGTTCGACTCGCGCCCGCTCTATCGGACGGTCAGGAACGCCGAGTTCGGCGCGGCGACGGCTGTCTGGACCGTCATCGTCACCGACGACGCGGACCGGGCCGCCCTGCGCGAGGCGGTCACCTACGCCCGCGGCGAGTCCGACCAGGTCACCGTCTTCCTGACGCCGACGGCGCTGTTCGCCGACGGCGACGTCGCTGACCTGGACGCGGCCTACGACCGCTACAGCGAGTTCGAGGCGTTCCGGCGCGAACTGGCCAACCTCGAGGGCGTCTCGGCCTACGAGGTCGGGCCGGCAGACAAACTGGCGGCCGTGCTGTCGGTCGGCCGCGACCGCCGCCGACGGAGGGCCAGGGTATGA
- a CDS encoding AAA family ATPase produces MSEPAALYEAIEAEVSTVLVGHDELVEQITVALLSRGHVLLEGVPGVAKTTLANVFARASGLAYNRIQMTPDLLPADITGTTVYRSGTGEFELQKGPVFANVVVADEINRATPKTQSALLEAMEESAVTIEGETLALPEPFIVIATQNPIEMEGTFELPEAQRDRFMLKLTVDVPDRDDERRILDRFAANPDLAAEDVEQVVSPRELQRARESITDVHVADSVREYVLDLVEGTRTHPDVEHGASVRASLALLYTAKARAAIHGREYVIPDDVKAMARPVLIHRLVLNTDAELGDVDPGGVVADVLDDVTPPGGDPEAELDAAETMAEGATDGGRTGTDFAPDGAESGGER; encoded by the coding sequence ATGAGTGAGCCTGCCGCCCTGTACGAGGCCATCGAAGCAGAGGTGTCGACGGTGCTCGTCGGCCACGACGAACTGGTCGAGCAGATCACCGTCGCGCTGCTCAGCCGCGGCCACGTCCTCCTCGAAGGGGTCCCCGGCGTCGCCAAGACGACGCTCGCGAACGTCTTCGCCCGCGCCAGTGGTCTCGCCTACAACCGCATCCAGATGACGCCCGACCTGCTGCCGGCCGACATCACCGGGACCACCGTCTACCGCAGCGGCACCGGCGAGTTCGAACTCCAGAAAGGACCAGTGTTCGCCAACGTCGTCGTCGCCGACGAGATCAACCGCGCGACGCCCAAGACCCAGTCGGCGCTGCTGGAGGCCATGGAGGAGAGCGCCGTCACCATCGAGGGGGAGACGCTCGCGCTGCCCGAGCCGTTCATCGTCATCGCGACGCAGAACCCCATCGAGATGGAGGGGACCTTCGAGCTGCCCGAGGCCCAGCGCGACCGCTTCATGCTGAAGCTGACCGTCGACGTCCCTGACCGCGACGACGAGCGCCGGATCCTCGACCGGTTCGCCGCAAACCCGGACCTGGCCGCCGAGGACGTCGAGCAGGTCGTCAGCCCGCGAGAGCTTCAGCGTGCCCGCGAGTCGATCACCGACGTCCACGTCGCCGACAGCGTCCGCGAGTACGTCCTCGACCTCGTCGAGGGGACGCGGACCCACCCCGACGTCGAACACGGGGCGTCCGTCCGCGCCTCGCTCGCGCTGCTGTACACGGCCAAGGCCCGCGCGGCGATCCACGGCCGCGAGTACGTCATCCCCGACGACGTGAAGGCGATGGCCCGACCCGTCCTGATCCACCGGCTCGTGTTGAACACCGACGCAGAACTGGGCGACGTCGACCCGGGCGGCGTCGTCGCCGACGTCCTCGACGACGTGACGCCGCCCGGGGGCGACCCCGAGGCCGAACTCGACGCGGCGGAGACGATGGCCGAGGGTGCCACCGACGGCGGCCGAACCGGGACGGATTTCGCCCCCGACGGGGCCGAGTCCGGAGGCGAGCGGTAG
- a CDS encoding DUF4350 domain-containing protein codes for MAPDYPRLALAGFALTVVLALTVAGSTSGAAFGTYNPSWDGTAEFRSLAEGTGTDQEIARNASVYRTSQPNGTLAVVLSPAEAYDERESAAVRAFVRDGGTLLVAEDFGPNGNRLLRDVGARARFDGDRLRDERNYENSPALPTASAVGTHPYTRDVDSLGLNHATAVAGNVTANGTAGAAANGTANETNATVLVESSSYAYLDSNGNDQLDDDETLASSPVVTVESVGEGRVVAVSDPSLFINTMLERADNRAFARNLYETHDRVVLDVSHAGSVPPLQAAVLTLRESPLLQAAVGGAALALVAGSTALVGAGTALRRRLGGDSPAIGRLGREEVVAGVRERHPDWDEARIGRVTQAIMDRPPEGTNDE; via the coding sequence GTGGCGCCGGACTACCCCCGGCTGGCCCTCGCCGGCTTCGCCCTCACGGTCGTACTCGCGCTGACCGTCGCCGGGAGCACTTCGGGGGCGGCCTTCGGGACGTACAACCCCTCCTGGGACGGCACGGCGGAGTTCCGGTCGCTGGCGGAGGGGACCGGCACGGACCAGGAGATCGCCCGGAACGCGAGCGTCTACCGGACGAGTCAGCCGAACGGGACGCTCGCCGTCGTCCTCTCGCCAGCGGAGGCCTACGACGAGCGGGAGAGCGCGGCCGTTCGAGCGTTCGTCCGGGACGGCGGGACGCTGCTGGTCGCCGAGGACTTCGGCCCGAACGGGAACCGGCTCCTGCGCGACGTGGGCGCGCGGGCCCGCTTCGACGGCGACCGCCTCCGCGACGAACGCAACTACGAGAACTCGCCAGCGCTGCCCACCGCCTCGGCCGTCGGCACGCACCCCTACACCCGGGACGTCGACTCGCTCGGGCTAAACCACGCGACGGCCGTCGCCGGCAACGTGACCGCGAACGGGACGGCCGGTGCGGCGGCGAACGGGACGGCGAACGAGACGAACGCGACCGTGCTCGTCGAGAGTTCGTCGTACGCCTACCTCGATTCGAACGGGAACGACCAGCTCGACGACGACGAGACGCTGGCGAGTTCGCCCGTCGTGACCGTCGAGTCCGTCGGCGAGGGGCGGGTCGTCGCGGTGAGCGACCCGAGCCTGTTCATCAACACGATGCTCGAGCGGGCGGACAACCGCGCGTTCGCGCGGAACCTCTACGAGACCCACGACCGGGTCGTCCTGGACGTCTCCCACGCCGGGTCGGTGCCGCCGCTCCAGGCCGCAGTGCTGACGCTCAGGGAGTCGCCGCTCCTGCAGGCGGCGGTCGGCGGGGCAGCGCTGGCGCTCGTCGCCGGCTCGACCGCCCTGGTCGGTGCGGGAACGGCCCTCAGGCGGCGGCTCGGCGGGGACTCGCCGGCGATCGGTCGGCTCGGTCGCGAGGAGGTCGTCGCGGGCGTCCGCGAACGTCACCCCGACTGGGACGAGGCGCGGATCGGGCGAGTAACGCAAGCAATTATGGACCGACCGCCGGAAGGGACGAACGATGAGTGA
- a CDS encoding metal-dependent hydrolase translates to MWPWGHLAVGYLAYALLRRRSGDYPTEHGTVALAFGTQAPDLVDKPLAWWFALLPNGRSLAHSVLIAGLVWIVVLAVARRLGQREVGAAFVVGYAFHLAGDALQPALAGNVADLAFLAWPVLPPVVYDGPGSFVGHFLGMELTPFLLFEFALVAVALACWVRDGAPGTARLRAQFG, encoded by the coding sequence ATGTGGCCCTGGGGACACCTCGCCGTCGGCTATCTCGCCTACGCCCTCCTCCGGCGCCGGTCGGGCGACTATCCGACCGAGCACGGCACCGTCGCCCTCGCGTTCGGGACGCAGGCGCCGGACCTGGTCGACAAGCCCCTGGCGTGGTGGTTCGCCCTCCTGCCGAACGGCCGGTCGCTCGCACACTCGGTCCTGATCGCCGGCCTGGTCTGGATCGTCGTCCTCGCCGTCGCGCGTCGCCTCGGGCAGCGTGAGGTCGGGGCCGCGTTCGTCGTCGGCTACGCGTTCCACCTCGCCGGCGACGCGCTGCAGCCCGCCCTCGCCGGGAACGTCGCCGACCTGGCCTTCCTCGCCTGGCCGGTCCTGCCGCCGGTCGTCTACGACGGTCCCGGAAGCTTCGTCGGCCACTTTCTCGGGATGGAGCTGACGCCGTTCCTCCTCTTCGAGTTCGCCCTTGTCGCCGTCGCGCTCGCGTGCTGGGTCCGGGACGGGGCGCCCGGTACCGCGCGGCTCCGGGCCCAGTTCGGCTGA
- a CDS encoding PGF-CTERM sorting domain-containing protein, translated as MPTLQELAVGAVCSLVLLSMAAPVTGAVSTSAPQVDSDSSVGTVSVTDNVSVWERAPLPLRTDPGGPTQVQGMSLFFNVPQQNTGDVPLNKPTLSVYDKGEPITMNFESSLGAGTESFAGDDAQLVAVQLENESSMQRFTDGFTVTEVRDLVQNDSESVFVEVLDDEDGVGSIDQDGRLNVSYTPNESGGYLFMLATVDSGDGFATDGDNLRADGDVTVVGMDGALVHDTSSTVEPVSDRVAPGEEATFHVDSNLETEEVTHGIVVYRQSELVSQRATATLEGDLDRNLSTDQLTVETTLDRVEGTTTTSENATLLGVDLTDERFALPLTLDGLFDVVVTESRSGQGQGQENVLHASMTVVEGGPSGVLAVETGEDWPNGNYRVVHVATAENGSQISTSDGRITVNPSGQSGNGQGSDK; from the coding sequence ATGCCAACACTCCAAGAACTGGCTGTTGGAGCGGTGTGTAGCCTGGTTTTGCTATCGATGGCCGCGCCCGTGACCGGCGCCGTGTCCACATCCGCGCCGCAGGTCGACAGCGACTCGTCGGTCGGGACGGTCTCGGTCACGGACAACGTCTCCGTGTGGGAGCGAGCACCCCTTCCCTTGCGGACGGATCCGGGCGGACCGACGCAGGTACAGGGGATGAGTCTCTTCTTCAACGTCCCACAGCAGAACACCGGCGACGTGCCGCTGAACAAACCCACCCTCTCGGTGTACGACAAGGGCGAGCCGATCACGATGAACTTCGAGTCCTCGCTGGGCGCGGGGACGGAGTCCTTCGCCGGTGACGACGCCCAGCTCGTCGCCGTCCAGCTGGAGAACGAGTCCAGCATGCAGCGGTTCACCGACGGGTTCACCGTCACCGAAGTCCGCGACCTCGTGCAGAACGACTCCGAGTCCGTCTTCGTCGAGGTGCTCGACGACGAGGACGGCGTCGGGTCCATCGACCAGGACGGCCGGCTGAACGTGAGCTACACGCCCAACGAGTCCGGGGGCTACCTCTTCATGCTCGCGACGGTCGACTCGGGCGACGGCTTCGCCACCGACGGTGACAACCTCCGGGCCGACGGCGACGTGACCGTCGTCGGCATGGACGGCGCGCTCGTCCACGACACGTCCTCTACCGTCGAACCGGTCTCCGACCGCGTCGCGCCCGGCGAGGAGGCCACCTTCCACGTCGACTCGAACCTCGAGACGGAGGAGGTCACCCACGGCATCGTCGTCTACCGGCAGTCAGAACTGGTCAGCCAGCGCGCGACGGCTACCCTCGAGGGCGACCTCGACCGGAACCTCTCGACTGACCAGCTCACCGTCGAGACGACGCTCGACCGGGTCGAGGGGACCACGACCACCAGCGAGAACGCCACCCTGCTCGGCGTCGACCTCACCGACGAGCGGTTCGCGCTCCCGCTGACCCTCGACGGACTGTTCGACGTCGTCGTCACGGAATCGCGCTCCGGACAGGGGCAGGGCCAGGAGAACGTCCTCCACGCGTCGATGACCGTCGTCGAGGGCGGCCCGAGCGGCGTCCTGGCGGTCGAAACCGGCGAGGACTGGCCCAACGGGAACTACCGCGTCGTCCACGTCGCCACCGCCGAGAACGGCTCCCAGATCAGCACGAGCGACGGCCGTATCACCGTGAACCCCAGCGGCCAGAGCGGGAACGGACAGGGCTCGGACAAGTGA
- a CDS encoding CARDB domain-containing protein — protein MVGSRLPQTVVATVLVGIVVASVSTMALAGGATGIAQAGDTPPSGEVFQQGDMGVWERSIVTLRADDDDAAYALPNAAWQIESTSGDQASLNRDPVPVYDDGQEVRLTFDPNRAQKADDYLAGQKTQLIAAHLEETGNGDVPRTTGEAFDLLDTDSADDANENASFSVAEKKKLATGENEYFDSVEAGHTVYFLVTVKDGDGVTVSDDGDVTGVDGEVTVVGLEHVVARAGAGSVDAPSKVKPGETASFDVDASELEAADAGETINQGVVVYDEETYVNQRFLIELNDDVSTDFDVDEDATFHSDIDEVNGVARLDDRVSIFGRQVGDNRVTGSAGLGFLFDFVGEQAGTDMGSIEDDSADTVVLDASTTFVSGSSADRTVEVETFKNWSTGEYRWVYVGMGQDSADMVTQTGTIHVKKKSTGGSSGGDPGGDPGGDDDDDGSGGDPGAGTGGDPGGDDGAGTGGTGAPDAGNETETEKDAGTGGDDDDDDDETDEPEPASIEITDATLSADEITAGDSVNVSVTLENDGGKEGSATIRIRANESVVATEQVTVGAGETVTETVSVTFDEAGTYEISASGTSAGTLTVTEAGGGDDTPGGAEPPEDGGGLPVVAIGVVVVFAGGAGAFYVFWIR, from the coding sequence ATGGTGGGATCCAGACTACCCCAGACGGTGGTGGCGACGGTACTGGTGGGTATCGTGGTCGCCTCCGTCTCGACGATGGCGCTCGCCGGCGGGGCGACCGGAATCGCCCAGGCCGGTGACACACCCCCGAGTGGCGAAGTGTTTCAGCAGGGCGACATGGGCGTCTGGGAGCGGTCGATCGTGACGCTCCGCGCGGACGACGACGACGCGGCCTACGCCCTCCCGAACGCGGCCTGGCAGATCGAGAGTACCAGCGGCGACCAGGCGTCGCTGAACCGGGACCCCGTTCCGGTGTACGACGACGGCCAGGAGGTCAGGCTGACGTTCGATCCGAACCGGGCCCAGAAGGCAGACGACTACCTCGCGGGCCAGAAGACGCAGCTGATCGCCGCCCACCTCGAGGAGACCGGCAACGGCGACGTCCCGCGCACGACCGGCGAAGCGTTCGACCTGCTCGACACAGACAGCGCAGACGACGCGAACGAGAACGCCTCGTTCTCCGTCGCCGAGAAGAAGAAACTCGCCACCGGCGAAAACGAGTACTTCGATTCGGTCGAGGCTGGTCACACCGTCTACTTCCTCGTGACCGTGAAAGACGGGGACGGCGTCACCGTCTCCGACGACGGCGACGTCACCGGCGTCGACGGCGAGGTGACGGTCGTCGGGCTGGAACACGTCGTCGCCCGCGCGGGCGCGGGGTCGGTCGACGCTCCCAGCAAGGTCAAACCCGGCGAGACCGCCTCCTTCGACGTCGACGCGTCGGAGCTCGAGGCGGCCGACGCGGGGGAGACCATCAACCAGGGCGTCGTCGTGTACGACGAGGAGACGTACGTGAACCAGCGCTTCCTGATCGAACTGAACGACGACGTGAGCACGGACTTCGACGTCGACGAGGACGCGACGTTCCACTCCGACATCGACGAGGTCAACGGCGTCGCTCGCCTCGACGACCGGGTCAGTATCTTCGGTCGCCAGGTCGGTGACAACCGGGTGACCGGCAGCGCCGGCCTCGGGTTCCTCTTCGACTTCGTCGGCGAGCAGGCCGGCACTGACATGGGGAGCATCGAGGACGACTCGGCGGACACCGTCGTCCTCGACGCGTCGACGACGTTCGTCAGCGGGTCGAGCGCCGACCGAACCGTCGAGGTCGAGACGTTCAAGAACTGGTCGACCGGCGAGTACCGCTGGGTGTACGTCGGCATGGGCCAGGACAGCGCCGACATGGTCACCCAGACCGGGACGATACACGTGAAGAAGAAGTCGACGGGCGGTAGCTCCGGCGGTGATCCGGGCGGCGACCCCGGTGGTGACGACGATGACGATGGCAGCGGCGGCGACCCCGGCGCTGGCACCGGTGGTGACCCCGGTGGTGACGACGGCGCAGGCACCGGCGGCACGGGCGCGCCCGACGCCGGCAACGAGACGGAGACCGAGAAGGACGCCGGCACCGGCGGCGACGACGATGACGACGACGACGAGACCGACGAGCCCGAGCCGGCATCCATCGAGATCACGGACGCCACACTGAGCGCCGACGAGATTACGGCCGGCGACTCGGTGAACGTCTCCGTGACCCTCGAGAACGACGGCGGGAAGGAGGGGTCCGCGACGATTCGCATCCGCGCGAACGAATCGGTCGTCGCGACCGAGCAGGTCACCGTCGGCGCGGGCGAGACGGTCACCGAGACCGTCTCGGTCACCTTCGACGAAGCGGGCACCTACGAGATCTCCGCCAGCGGCACCTCGGCCGGGACGCTGACCGTCACCGAGGCCGGCGGCGGTGACGACACGCCCGGCGGTGCGGAGCCGCCCGAGGACGGCGGCGGACTGCCGGTCGTCGCCATCGGCGTCGTGGTCGTGTTCGCGGGCGGCGCGGGCGCGTTCTACGTCTTCTGGATCCGGTAG
- a CDS encoding DUF1616 domain-containing protein, with amino-acid sequence MENRRWLWALLPPQLRNLPADLATVVVLTLATVLAATLPVVAETPLRVVLGLPYVLFLPGYALVAALFPEAGPDRVEKPADDSGDTDDEETDGWVATGAWGESSADDDHSGTDGSTTGPSGVADAGIDGIERVALAFGTSIAVVPLVGLVLNFTPWGIRLVPILVAVSGVTLACTAVAARRRWALPADERFRVPYRQWYRAARDELFAPETRTDGALNVLLALSMLVAVASVGYAVAVPKEGESFSEFYLLTEGEDGELVADDYPTEFVRGEGQPLVVGIGNNEHEATTYTVVVQLQDVAVVDNETRVRERRELDRFGTRLAHNETWHQPYEVTPTMTGTRLRLQFLLYTDEAPANPRVENSYRDLHLWVNVTDGSAG; translated from the coding sequence ATGGAGAATCGCCGGTGGTTGTGGGCACTCTTGCCGCCACAGCTCAGGAACCTGCCCGCGGACCTGGCGACGGTCGTCGTCCTGACGCTCGCCACCGTCCTCGCCGCGACGCTTCCCGTGGTCGCGGAGACGCCGCTGCGGGTCGTCCTCGGCCTGCCGTACGTGCTCTTCCTGCCCGGCTACGCGCTCGTCGCCGCGCTGTTCCCCGAAGCCGGACCGGACCGCGTGGAGAAACCAGCCGACGACTCCGGCGACACCGACGACGAGGAGACAGACGGCTGGGTCGCGACAGGGGCGTGGGGCGAGTCGTCGGCGGACGACGACCACTCCGGCACCGACGGCTCGACGACCGGACCGTCCGGCGTGGCCGACGCCGGTATCGACGGCATCGAACGCGTCGCGCTCGCCTTCGGGACGAGCATCGCCGTGGTGCCGCTGGTGGGGCTGGTCCTGAACTTCACGCCGTGGGGCATCCGCCTCGTCCCCATCCTCGTCGCCGTCAGCGGCGTCACGCTGGCCTGTACTGCCGTCGCCGCCCGTCGCCGGTGGGCCTTGCCCGCCGACGAGCGCTTCCGCGTCCCCTACCGGCAGTGGTACCGCGCCGCTCGCGACGAACTGTTCGCCCCCGAGACGCGGACCGACGGGGCGCTGAACGTCCTGCTGGCGCTGAGCATGCTCGTGGCCGTCGCCAGCGTCGGGTACGCCGTCGCCGTCCCCAAGGAGGGCGAGTCCTTCTCCGAGTTCTACCTCCTCACCGAAGGCGAGGACGGCGAACTCGTCGCCGACGACTATCCCACTGAGTTCGTCCGCGGCGAGGGACAACCGCTGGTGGTCGGGATCGGCAACAACGAGCACGAGGCGACGACGTACACGGTGGTGGTCCAGTTACAGGACGTCGCCGTCGTCGACAACGAGACGCGCGTGCGCGAACGGCGCGAACTCGACCGGTTCGGGACGAGACTGGCCCACAACGAGACCTGGCACCAACCCTACGAGGTGACGCCGACGATGACAGGGACGCGCCTGCGACTGCAGTTCCTGCTCTACACGGACGAGGCGCCCGCGAACCCGCGCGTCGAGAACTCGTATCGCGACCTCCACCTCTGGGTCAACGTGACCGACGGGTCGGCGGGGTAG
- a CDS encoding sugar phosphate isomerase/epimerase family protein, translating to MDVGLTVGDSIERLEATGDGFSFVELSVGESALVPAETDERRIHEALAAIDADLCVHLPFDQVVATAIPQIDDAIVDYQSELLEWAGSLGARKAVLHATMRNPHDTDQRPVFADQLSAIDAAGADAGVEVVVENVGHQPRGVQLSVLGDIARETGTAVCFDVGHAYMEDGDDGVDRFLGEYADLVSHLHVHDARGRGDTHLPIGAGEIEYGLVTEHLDGFDGTVAVEVFTDDVPLLADSARRISAFLDGSE from the coding sequence ATGGACGTCGGACTCACGGTGGGGGACTCGATCGAACGGCTGGAAGCGACCGGCGACGGCTTCTCGTTCGTCGAACTCTCGGTCGGGGAGTCGGCGCTCGTTCCGGCCGAGACGGACGAGAGACGGATACACGAGGCGCTGGCGGCCATTGACGCCGACCTCTGTGTCCACCTCCCGTTCGACCAGGTCGTCGCGACGGCGATTCCACAGATCGACGACGCCATCGTCGACTACCAGTCGGAACTGCTCGAGTGGGCGGGCTCGCTCGGAGCGAGAAAGGCGGTCCTCCACGCGACGATGCGGAACCCGCACGATACCGACCAGCGCCCAGTGTTCGCCGACCAGCTCTCGGCCATCGACGCCGCCGGCGCGGACGCCGGCGTCGAGGTCGTCGTCGAGAACGTCGGCCACCAGCCCCGCGGGGTACAGCTCTCCGTCCTCGGTGACATCGCACGGGAGACGGGGACGGCCGTCTGCTTCGACGTCGGCCACGCCTACATGGAGGACGGCGACGACGGCGTCGACAGGTTCCTCGGCGAGTACGCCGACCTCGTCTCCCACCTCCACGTCCACGACGCCCGCGGGCGCGGCGACACCCACCTCCCGATCGGCGCGGGCGAGATCGAGTACGGACTCGTCACCGAGCACCTCGACGGCTTCGACGGGACGGTCGCCGTCGAGGTGTTCACCGACGACGTCCCGCTCCTGGCGGACTCCGCGCGACGAATTTCCGCGTTTCTCGACGGGAGCGAGTGA
- a CDS encoding DUF7521 family protein yields MTLHATLTPLIAVVTTVAVVIGTTITVLAFRAADRHTSRALRLFSYGFGAITLGLLVGGVGGLVVGLDVERTLLIQGALVAPGFVLLLRSLYSIPRSVSA; encoded by the coding sequence ATGACACTCCACGCCACACTCACCCCACTGATCGCCGTCGTGACGACCGTCGCGGTCGTCATCGGCACGACGATAACGGTTCTCGCCTTTCGAGCCGCAGATAGACACACGTCCCGGGCGCTCCGACTGTTCAGCTACGGGTTCGGCGCCATCACCCTCGGGCTGCTCGTCGGCGGCGTCGGCGGCCTCGTGGTCGGTCTGGACGTCGAGCGAACCCTGCTGATCCAGGGCGCGCTGGTCGCCCCCGGATTTGTGCTGTTGCTCCGGTCGCTGTACAGCATCCCGCGGTCCGTCAGCGCGTAG